From the Rhinoraja longicauda isolate Sanriku21f chromosome 20, sRhiLon1.1, whole genome shotgun sequence genome, the window TGCTAGGATTCCTCACAATGGAGAAAAATATATCAAGCTACTGTCACTCGGAGGTCCCAACATTTCTAAGGGTTTTATTTAGAGTCCACGATTAATTGTTATTTGCTTGTAACATATCTCGGGTTATGTGGACTAAAGGCTGTCGGATACAAGGGACGCAAGGGGAACCACTTGCTTTCCACACAACGCCAATAAACCAGACAAAACAAGCTTGTCATTCAGAATTACGCTGAGAATTTCACCGCAAGGATCAGGAAATATGATACCGTCCAACAACTCCCTTTaatgtcatttttttttaaagcgccGTGCATGGTCATTGTtaaatataagatattttaaaaattgcatttgGAAAAGAAAACTTCGTTCTGGTCAAGAACCTACCTAGAAAACCAGTGCGTattcctccagcccccacacgctcGCTGCACTAAAGTGATTAGCAGGTCCGAATGACACTTCATGTATGACAATTCAGTGTGTCTCAAATATATTTTTACACCAACGTTTAATGCACGAAAACAGTTTCAATGCATCCCACAGCAGCGATTTAAAAACTGAATCGGCGTGTTTTTTCGATTATATTCCGCCTTTGGAATCGAATCGAACTCTTAACAATGAAATGGAGAACTATAAACATCACCTCCCGGGCGTATAAAAAACAATGAAGGTTCATTTTCCAAATATTTAGGGCTACGTTTATAAATAATAAGATTCTCGCATTTTGGAATATAAATAGTGGTTTATacatgtgtgggggaggggtcggtGCAACGGGAGCCCAATGCAGCGAAATCCTtcaatgggttttttttaaagatcccCATTCAAAAAAAGGACGCCGTGTGCATTCAGGAGAAGGAAGCGCGCTGGCGTTTCCTGTCAAAACAGTATCGCAGGCACCACCGTGGGCTAAAGCTCTTAACCGCCGTCAATTAATCTGCATTGATCATGATCGTGAAGTCCGCAGTTATGTAATTAACAGCGAGGAAGTCCCCCCCCCCGGGTGAGATACGATGTTATTTGTATCATTAGAGTAATTGaatgagatttttttaaatcaatgtgctaatttatatatttttttagttctgttcattattgtcacatgtaccgaggtacagtgaaaatcttttgtttgcgCGCTATACGGTCAaataaaagactatacatgaatacaatcaaaagggcacaaagtgatggaataactcagcaggtcaggcagcatctctggagaacataggtgacgtttcgggtccagacccttctccagagatataagaaaataactgcagatgctggtacaaatcgaaggtacttattcactaaatgctggagtaactcagcaggtcaggcagcatctctggagagaaggaatgggtgacgtttcgggtcgggacccttctccagagatgctgcctgacccggtgagttactccagcacgttgagtTCTTTTGTGTGTggaccagcatccgcagtcccttgtagaaacagtctgaagaaacaaagaaaacacggtctgaaaaagggtcccgacctgaaacatcacttatcctttccttccagggatgctgcctgacccgctgagttactcctgcactctcttTTTCtgcattaaccagcacctgcagttcttttttccCCCTACATGAATGAAATCAAGCCGCCCATAAATTCATAAACCCTacaaaagaattaggccattcggcccatcgagtccaccccaccattcaataatggctggtctatctctccctctctaccccattcccttgccttctccccataaccctggacaccCTCACTTGACAAGAATCTTGTCAACAGTGAACAGATAAAGGGGACAGCATTTCGCACAAGGATAGAAAGTTGAACATTTTGCTTAAATGTTGTCTACATTTTTGCTCCCTCTtttgccctccctctctctctctctctctctctctctctctcacctccgtACCCTCCCCACCTGAGTGAGCGGGGCTTTTTGAGAGCAGGGGACCGAGAGAGCGGAAATGCCAGCATCCGATTAGGGAAAACaaatcctctccctcccccaccccctccctccctctctctccccctccctccctccctctctctccccctccccctccctccctccctccctctcccccaccctccctccctctcccccccccctccctccctctcccccctcctctcccccctccctcctccctccctctccctccctccctccctccctccctctctctcactcccccatccctctctctctccccctctctctctctctccccctccctccctctctctccctccctccctctctctccctccctcctctctctccctccctccctccctctctctctctctctctctctctcctttgtgAATGGCATTTCCACAGCTCGTTTGCATACACACACTCCAATCCGGGTCGTCGCCCCGGCAACGCGGTGACGACAGAGGACAAGGGGAGGGCTGATTGGCCGCTGCAGTGTATCCATCTGCGGTGGGCGGGGCGAGGCGGCGCGGCGCGGCTGctgtggggggggcggggctgggccGGGCGGAGAGGCGCCAGCCAGGGTCATTGACAAAAACACAGGCAGCCAGCAGCGCCCCACCATTCACATCTCGCAGCCCACAGATGCAACCCGCCTTTCGCTCTTTCTTGAGGGAAATACAATTTTCTTTTAAaggcgatttttttttttgcagctgaAAATCAATTTGCTTTTAAGTAGAACATTTCTACAATTTAGGTTTCATTTGCAAAGTAGGGAAGCAGACTAATTCTGCAATTATTTTTTAAGGACGATTTTTGTCCAGCTGATAATTAAATTTTCTTTGCTTTGAAGCAGAACATCTTTTTTTTGCAATTTAGGTCTTATTTGCAAAGTAGTGAATTGGACTCATTTCGCAATTATTTTAAAGACGATTTTTTGTGCAGCTGAAAAATTGATTTAACCTTTTTTTCGTTGTTTTAATTTGCAAAGTAGAATTTTTCTTTACAATTTTGGGTTTATTTGCAAAATAGGGAATTGGACTCATTTTTAGCAATTTAGGGTTTCGTTTGCAAAGTgggaacattttacaatttagGTTTTATTTACAAAGTGGGGAGGGAGATTTTTTTTGGGTGGTAGGGGAGGTGTCCAGTTATATCCCATTGATAAAAGTCGACAGGTTGGCGGCGGCTGTTTTGTTTCAGCTGATGGTCGTTCAGTGATTTCTGCCCCCATGTTAGAGAAATTTCCCTGCTGCCCGGAAATGGCGATCTGCAAGGCGGCTGGCTGGCTCCACGACCAGCTGGTGCGGGGCAGCGATAGCCTACTGCTGATGGACTGCCGTGCCCATGAGCTGTACGAATCCTCTCACATCGAAGCGGCCATCAGCGTGGCCATCCCGGGCCTGATGCTGAGAAGGCTGAGGAAGGGGAACTTCCCCGTCAAGTCCCTCATCTCCAACCACGAAGACAAGGAACGCTTCGCTCGCCGCTGCAAGACCGACATCATTCTCCTGTACGACGAGAGCTCGGCCGAGTGGAACGAAAACCTCTACACCACCTCCGTGCTCGGCCTCCTACTGAGAAAGTTAAGGGACGAAGGTTGCAAAGTGTTCTGCTTGGAAGGTAAaaaaaacctcctctgcaccaacCGTACGCTGGAATATAATTTTGCTTTATTTAATAGCTGAAAAAAAGAGAAtgctatttattttaaaaaatagaaccATTATAGCCGTTTTGAGCTCTGAAAACTTGGCCCTCTCAAAAGAGAGAAATTTGGGCTAATTTTCCAGGCACTTGACGACCTTGTAGATTAACGCACTTTACAAGTTGTGAGTGAATCTGTGTTTACTGTAACATGCAAATCCTGATTATGTCCTTGCCCCAAATAGATGAAATTGTGTATTAATTCCCCGAAACGGGATTTTTTTGGTGTATTGAGAGTTAGATGGGGCTCAGaggtagcggaatcaaggggtatggatggggagaaggcaggaatgatggtgatggctcgaagggccgaatggcctactcctgaacctattgtccatGTGACATACAAGGCAATAAAATGtactggagggaggggagggagtagaTTGTTTCTACAAATTAGTAGAGCTTTGAttgttttttggttttttttaaagggcACAGCAACTTTTTAACAGGGAATTGgatacatattgtaaataaagcactatcaagtggagagtggaaGGGGCTATTCCAGTAGGACGAGGGCGAATGGCCGCAGTGCTTCACATTCAATGGTtcatcaatggtgctttattgtcacatgtgtggtgtggaaacgcacagtgaaattaatttcttacagtccagtagagtatcaccataccaccccgattagcaagtgtacagcaatagtctactgagcccgcatgcaagaggtgaCATGTTTGCTGCCATTTTCCAAATCCGGTCTACACTGGATACATTATCacgtggagagtggagggggctAGTATGGCAGGAAGAGGGTGGATTGCCTCGGAGTGCTTGATTATAGAATACCTATTGTAAAGAAGACATTCGCAAGTGGACGGGGCTACTATGTCAGGTAGAGGACAAATGGCCTCAAAGTGCTTAATTATTGGATACATATGGTAAAGAAAACATCAGAAAATGGAACATGAAGGGGCTAGTGTGGCAgaaatggggcgaatggcctcaaatgtgtgtgtgtgccgtgcATTCTCTGCTGAGCAGTTCTAAGGCAGTGGGCTGGTTGTAACGCGGCTGTTGCTATGTGTTGTTTGTGTCCACAGGTGGATTCAGTAAGTTCCAGGCGGAGTATCCAGCACATTGTGAGACCAACCTGGAGAGCCTGTGTTGCAGTATCTCCCCCACCGTGCCCGTCCTAGGCCTCGGCGGCCTCCGCATCAGCTCCGACTCCTCCGACATCGAGTCGGACGCGCCGAGCAGCGCCACCGAGTGCGAGGGCAGTCCTCTGTCCAACAATCACCAGCCTCCCTTCCCGGTCGAGATCTTGCCCTATCTGTACCTGGGCTGTGCCAAGGACTCTACCAACCTCGATGCTCTGGAGGAACACGGGATCAAGTATATCCTCAACGTCACCCCCAACCTTCCCAACCTGTTTGAGAACGCAGGTGAATTTAAATACAAACAAATCCCCATCTCAGACCACTGGAGTCAGAACCTGGCCCAATTCTTCCCAGAAGCAATTGCCTTCATAGGTAAGAAATCCTGTTAGAAATCTCTCCAACCAGTTGCTTTTTCCGCGGTTGTCAATGTTGTATGCGTGGGAAGGGACTGCAATGgtagtttgcaccgaagatagacacaaaatgctggagtaactcggcgagtctggcagcatctctggagaacacagagagCCAATGTTTCGAGTCTGGaccctgtttctttttccactgaTAACGCCTGGCCTGCTATATGTTTTCACCGTTTAGTGTTCTTACTTAAGATATACAGCATCAGcaaattttgttttgattttcattttgtttaaggatggtttataatttaatttcggTACAGCAATAGGGTCGCAGTGTTTGGAGCTTGTACAGTGGATACATGTAGATGTAACTaggcgatctcccagttgccagaaGCTTTAACTCGCCTTCCCGTTTGCATGCTgaccttaagaaaataactgcagatgctggtacaaatcgatttattcacaaaatgctggagtaactcagtaggtcaggcagcatctcgggagagaaggaatgggtgacgtttcgggtcgagaccattcttcagactgatgtgaagacatcagtctgaagcagggtctcgaccggaaacgtcacccattccttctctcccgagatgctgcctgacctgctgagttactccagcattttgtgaataaatcaaattgcatgctgacctttctgtcctgggcctcctccgctgttagagtgaggccaaatgcaaattggaggaacagcacctcatttttttgcttggacagcttacaacctcaGAAgtacaatattgatttctctaacttcaaataacccttgcattccccctctctttcttttcccaccctagtcgtcggctagtttcactgccatcctgttgagtttcactgtttgtataactcgcttccctctctcctgactctcagtctgaagaagggtctcgaccccaaaacatcacctttttctccagagatgctgcctgacccgctgagttactccagctttttatgtccaacTTAGATGTTGATATTGTTGGGCCATACTAACAATTGACAACAATTCACAGTTTGCAATAAGAACAAGTGACCCTTTGCTAACCCAAGCAAAACACGTTTGATTTTCCACAACTTTTGTCATTACTAAAGAAAAGGGAAATTGGAATAAGCTTGTACCGGATTCTGGGAAGGGTGTAGCATATCCTTTATGTTGTGTCGAAATGTTCCCATTTGGCATGCAGTGACTGGACATCCCTTGAGTGTATCTGCACAAACTGTgggaccttagtttagtttagagatacagcgcggaaacaggccctttagcccaccgagctgTGCTGACCCCAGCGGTCACCCTGTGCTCTGGCATTAtcccaaactagggacaatttacctttatttttaccgaagccaattgacctacaaacccgcacgtctttggggtgtgggaggaaactggagcatccactgcgaggaaaacccacgcagatcacggggagagtgtacaaactccgtacagacaacacccgtagtcaggatcgaacacaggtctctggcgctgtgaggcagcaactctaccgctgcaccactgtgccgtccatatTTGTGGacttgggagatactaaagactCCACTGTGTGCTACTGTGGTGGTCACCACATAAACTTGAAACTTGGCCCACAACTTAAAACTTGCGTTTTAATATATCAATATATCTCAGTGATATCTTCGGTTATTGTGACCCAATTTTCAGACATAAAAATATATCATCCACAGTGGCATATACCAGGCCAGAAAATAAATGAGCTTGCGTTTAATTTCACAGCTCAGATGTACCATGTtctgagtgtttagtttagatgtacagcaaggaagcaggcccttcggcccaccaagtcctggcagaccagcgatccctggcacactagggacaatttacaatcttaccgaagccaattaagctacgaacctgtaaatctttgggagtgtgggaggaaaccagagaacccgagggaaaacccacgcaggtcacggggagaatgtacagcctCTGCACGGTCataacccatagtcgggatcaaacccttaccacagtgccacccaatTTGAATGGTGAGTTCTTGAGCAATTTTGTTTTACAAAAATATGGCTGGCAGACCAAATGGTTTGCAATCGATAGCATTAAACAAATTCTAAAAGGATCTCCGCAGTTTAATGTGCAGACAGCATAGTTATAGTTTTAACCAGAACCAATGTAATTACAATCCCCGAGGCGCGTCCTGCCGTTTAGGGCTAATTTGAGTCAGGGCGGAAGGAATTTCGGCTCGAAGCCACAGAGAAACTAATCTAAAGGCATTGTAATGCATTTCCTCCGACAAAGGAAACCATTTTCAGGCAATGTTGACATCCTGTTCCTGTTAATGGGCCTTGTCCCCTGTGACTCCCTTTCTCCTGGAGCGTCTGAATGCCTCTATTGTGAGGACAGGCACAACTGTTGGGAGAATAAGTTAATAAACTCGAGAGCCAGAGAGGCTCGACACAGAAGACATTCACTGCCATCTTGCAAACTTTCTATTGAAAGGCTCGCGCACAGACATCTGAGCAGTAGAAAATaaatgcacttttttttttttgtcggcCTTAACCCACACAAAACCGCAAGAGGATTCCACACACATTTTTCAAAGCGGCAGTGCGACCTTTGCAGTCACTGGCTTTCCAAAGCAGTGCTTCTTCACATTTCACTGTttctgaaattattttattttcgcAAGACTTTTCCTAACCAATCTGAACGTaaattatgccgaagatagacacaaagtgctggagtccggaagcttctctggagaaaaggaagagatgaCCCGTCTTCAAACCCATAAATTATGCTGTTGGTGGGCTAAAATCCAGAGTTACAACCACCTCATTGCAGACCCTCAGATAATCTTTCATTGGACTTGATTGGTCTTTATATTGCTCTAAACCtttctccctttatcctgtttctgtaccctgtgggcagcttgattgtaatcatatatgatCTTTTTttgcggatagacacaaaatgctggagtaactcagtgggtcaggcagcatctctggagaaaatagataggtgacttttcgggatcGGGACGTCTATTGGacgtggaaagaaaccagagtgCTTGGTGGAAACCCCGTtggcacagggaaaatgtgcaaactccgcacatagCCAGCACTCCAGGCCGAGATCGAGCCTGGGCCTCTGGGGTgctgaggcaatggctctacccgctgcgccactgtgtcgcgttATCATAATCATTAACGTGATTAGTTTTGCACGGGTGGTACAGTGACGTAGCAGTAGTGCCACTGGCCTACAGCGCTAAAGACCCAGGTTCTAACCTGTCTGcagttgctgcctgtacggagtttgtacgttctccatgtgaccatgtggggtttgttccgggtgctccggtttcctcccacactcaagacgttcaggtttgagggttaattggcttctgtaaattgccccgagtgtgtaggatggtgttagtgtacaaggtttgatcgctggttggcacctactcgatgggctgaagggcctgtatccgcgcgGTATCTTTGAAGTATAACGTCTAATGAAGTGAAGGTCTTTGAGCTTTGTTGGACCCGTCGGGGTGGTCTATGCTGTGACTGCCACTGACCTTGCCTTTGTGTTTCTCGTTGATTCTTCTTCCTCAGATGAAGCTCGTAACCAGAGCTGCGGAGTGTTGGTGCACTGCCTGGCTGGCATCAGCCGCTCGGTCACCGTAACCG encodes:
- the dusp6 gene encoding dual specificity protein phosphatase 6 isoform X1, with translation MLEKFPCCPEMAICKAAGWLHDQLVRGSDSLLLMDCRAHELYESSHIEAAISVAIPGLMLRRLRKGNFPVKSLISNHEDKERFARRCKTDIILLYDESSAEWNENLYTTSVLGLLLRKLRDEGCKVFCLEGGFSKFQAEYPAHCETNLESLCCSISPTVPVLGLGGLRISSDSSDIESDAPSSATECEGSPLSNNHQPPFPVEILPYLYLGCAKDSTNLDALEEHGIKYILNVTPNLPNLFENAGEFKYKQIPISDHWSQNLAQFFPEAIAFIDEARNQSCGVLVHCLAGISRSVTVTVAYLMQKLNLSMNDAYDIVKMKKSNISPNFNFMGQLLDFERTLGLSSPCDNRMTAQPLYFSTPTNHNVFQLDALQST
- the dusp6 gene encoding dual specificity protein phosphatase 6 isoform X2 — encoded protein: MAICKAAGWLHDQLVRGSDSLLLMDCRAHELYESSHIEAAISVAIPGLMLRRLRKGNFPVKSLISNHEDKERFARRCKTDIILLYDESSAEWNENLYTTSVLGLLLRKLRDEGCKVFCLEGGFSKFQAEYPAHCETNLESLCCSISPTVPVLGLGGLRISSDSSDIESDAPSSATECEGSPLSNNHQPPFPVEILPYLYLGCAKDSTNLDALEEHGIKYILNVTPNLPNLFENAGEFKYKQIPISDHWSQNLAQFFPEAIAFIDEARNQSCGVLVHCLAGISRSVTVTVAYLMQKLNLSMNDAYDIVKMKKSNISPNFNFMGQLLDFERTLGLSSPCDNRMTAQPLYFSTPTNHNVFQLDALQST